From Brevundimonas vesicularis:
GACGACCTTCTCCTTCGGCAGGCCCGAGAACTTCTGCAGGGCCCAGACCATGGCGTCGAGCGGGTTGGTGATGCAGATCACGAAGGCGTTGGGGGCGTGGGCCTTGATGCCTTCGCCGACGGCCTTCATGACCTTCAGGTTGATGCCGATCAGGTCGTCGCGGCTCATGCCCGGCTTGCGCGGCACGCCGGCGGTGACGATGCAGACGTCGGCGCCCGCGATGTCGGCATAGTCGTTGGCGCCCTTCAGGGCCACGTCCTGGCCGAAGACGGCCGAGGCCTCGGCGATGTCCAGCGCCTTGCCCTGCGGGGTGCCTTCGGCGATGTCGAAGAGGATCACGTCGCCCAGGGCTTCGCGCGCGGCCACGTGGGCCAGGGTTCCGCCGATCATGCCGGCGCCGATAAGGGCGATCTTCGCGCGAGCCATGGATGTCTCCGTTTATTGCGTGTGCGAAAGGGGATTAATCGTGCGGGCGGTCTAGACCCCTCGCGCGGCTGTCGCAAGAACCTCGCTTTACGGCCTTGGTCAGGCTTGCGAAGGTCCGGCGACAACCGGAGGATTTCGATGCGCCGTTCATTCGCTTTCGCCCTGCTGCTGGCGTCGGTCGCCACGCCTGTGCTGGCCCAGACGCCGCCCGCGACGATCGGCGACCGCTATATTCCCGCACCCTGGTGGATGCGCGATCCGGTAATCGCCTCGGTCGGCCAAGTGCGGGTGGAGATTCAGGCCAACCGCGCCTTCGTTTCGGCCAGCTTCCAGTCGGTGGACCGCAGTGTCGCCGAGGCCTCGCGCGCCGCCGCCGATCAGGTGCGGGCGCTGAGCCAAGCCTTGTCGGCCTATGGCGCGGACAAGGTTCGGGTCGAGACCAGCGTCACCACCCGGCCGCTCTATGACCAATACCGCGACGAAAACGGGGTGATGCGCGACAACACCCGCGCCGACCGCGTGGCCCGCTATCAGGCCGACGCTTCGGTCAATGTGACGGTGCGCGACGTGCGGCTGATCGAGCGTGTCTATGCGACCATCGTGGCCTCGCGTCCGACCTCGATCGGACAGGTGAACTTCAACCTGGAGCCGGACAACAGCTGGAAGGCCAATCTGCAGGCCGAGGCGATGAAGGATGCGCGTCGCCGGGCCGAGGCGGCGGCGACCAACGCGGGCGCGACCCTCGGGCGGGTCAAGATCATCGATCCGTCGGGCCGAGTCTGCCAGACGGACGTCCTGGCGGGCTGGCCTTCCTATGCCGCCAGCGGCGCGGGGCAGGAAACGACGGTGGACGATATCGTGGTGACGGGCGCACGGTCGCAAGCACGCATGGAATATGCCGCGCCGCCAGCTCCGCCCCCTCCGCCCGGAGGCGGCGCGCCCAGCGAGGCGCAGATCGAGGCGGCGCGTCTGGCGCTGCAACCGCCGTTGCAGACCCTGACCGACAGCGCCTGCGTCATCTACGGACTGAACTGATGGGGTTCGAGGTCGCGCCCGCCTTCGAGGCGGGCTCCCTCGCCGCCGCGGAATGGCCGCTGTGCCATGTGCGGCTTCAGGACGACGCCCGCTTTCCCTGGCTGATCCTGATCCCGCGCGTCGAGGGGGCGGTGGAGCTGGAAAACCTCAGCGTCGAACAGCGAGCCGTGTTGATGGAGGAGACGGTGCGGGCCGGGGCGCTGGTTCGGCGGCTGGGTGCGGTCGAAAAACTGAACGTCGGCGCCATCGGCAATGTGACGGCGCAACTGCATGTCCATGTGGTCGGCCGCCGCCGCGACGACGGTCTCTGGCCCGATCCGGTCTGGGGTCGCGGACCGGTTATTCCGTATGCGGACGGTGAGCGGGCGCGGCGGCTGACGATCGTCTCCGGCGGCTAGATGATATCCAGCGGCACGGCGTGTTTCGGGGGCGGGAAGGCCGCATCCAGCCGTTCCAGGTCTTCCAGGTCGAACTGGATGTCCAGAGCGTCGGCGTTGGCCTCGACGTGTTCGACGGAACTGGCCTTGGGGATGGCGATGACGCCGTCGTGGCGCAGGACGGCGGCCAGCGCCACCTGGGCCGGGCTGGCGGAATGGCGATTGGCGATGTCGCGGATCAGGGGCTGTTCCAGCAGTTCGCCCCGCCCAAGCGGCGAATAGGCCATCATCGGCATGTCGCGCGCCTGCATCCACGGAAAGAGGTCGAACTCCACCCCGCGCGAGGCGAGATTATAGAGCAGCTGGTTGGCGGCGCAGTCCTCGCCCCCCTCGATCTCCATCAGCTGCTCCATGGCGCGCAGGTCCAGGTTCGACACGCCCCAGCGGGCGATCATCCCCTCGTCGACCAGGTCGCGGAAGGCCTCGACGGTCTCCTCCAGCGGCACATGGCCTTCCCAGTGCAGCAAGTAGAGGTCCAGCCGCTCGACGCCGAGCCGTTCCAGCGACTTCTCGCAGGCCAGCATCATCTTCATCTCCGACGCGTTCTCGGGCCGGACCTTGGAGACCAAAAAGACCTCATCGCGGCGTCCGGCGATGACCTCGCCCACCAGACGTTCCGAGCGACCGTCGCCATACAGTTCGGCCGTGTCGATCAGGGTCATGCCCAGGTCGATGCCGCGCGCCAGGGCCTGCTGCTCCTCATCGCGCCAGGCCGGGTCGTCGCCCAGCTCCCAGGTGCCTTGGCCGAGGGCGGGAACGGTCGTACCGTCCGCAAAGGTGACGAGGCGGGTCATGTCCGTCCTGACGATAATGAGCGGCGAAAACGCCGTCGGAGGAAGCGATGCGAACCCGGCATATCAAGACCGACGGTCTGGTCCAACAGGTTCTGGAGGCCGGGTTCGAGGATGACAACGCGCCGCTGGTCCTGCTGATCCACGGTTTTCCAGAACTGGGGATCAGCTGGCGCGCCCAGGTCGAGGCGATCTCGCAGGCGGGCTATCATGTCGTCGCCCCGGACATGCGGGGCTATGGCGGGACCGACAAGCTGGCAGGTGTCGAGGCCTACTCGATCCTGCATCTGGTCGGGGACATGGTCGATTTGGTCCGGTCGCTGGGCAAGGATTCTTGCGTGGTCATAGGCCATGACTGGGGCGCGCCGGTGGCCTGGCATTGCGCCCTGCTGCGGCCGGATCTGTTCACGGCGGTCGCGGGCCTGTCGGTACCGTTCCAACCGCGCCGACCCAAGGGACCGCCCACCGCCGCCATGGCCGCCATCTCGAAACGGGCCGGGCTGGGCGACCTCTATATCAGCCGGTTCCAGGCGCCGGATGCGCACCTTGCGCTGGACGCCGATTCAGCGATAGCGCTGAGGAAACTGTTCTACGCCTACGACGGCGCGACCCCCGCCGATCGCAGATCGACCGGCTTCATGCCCGAGGGCGTGGCCCTGCTCGACACCATCGCCGACGACGCGACCCTGCCGCCATGGATGAGCGAGGCGCATTTCGATGAATATGTGCAGGCCTTTTCGGCGGGCGGGTTCGAAGGACCCCTGAACTGGTATCGGGCGATGGACCTGAACTGGTCGCTGACGGCCTTTGTTCAGGACCAAAAGATCGCCCCGCCCGCCCTGTTCATCGTGGGCGAGGACGACCCGGTGCGCCACTACGCTGGCGGGCATGAGGCGGGTCTGAAGGACTGGGCGCCCAACCTGATCCGATCCGTCGTCGTGCCGGGCGCGGGCCACTGGATTCAGCAGGAACGGGCGGACGAGATCAACTGCCTGCTGCTGAATTTCCTGAAGGGCCTCTAGGCCGCCTGCTTCGTCGCCATCTGATCACGCACCTCGGCCACGATCTCCAAGCTGCGGATGCGGGCGGCGTTGTCGAACATCATGCCGGTGACCATCAGTTCGTCCACGCCGGTCAGGGCGATGAAGTCGGTCAGTTGGCGCTTGACGGTCTCGGGACCGCCGATGGCGGAATAGAGCAGGCGGCCCTTGGCGCCCGCGATCTGCTGCGGCGTCAGGATCGTGGTGATGTCGTCGACGGGCGGCGGCAGCTTGCCCGGCTTGCCGGTCGAGAGGCGGGCGAAGCTCTGCTGCATCGAGGTGGACAGGCGCACGCCCTGCTCGTCCGTGTCGGAGGCGAAGACATTGATCGCGGCCATGGCGTGGGGCTTGGCCAAGCGGTCCGAGGGGACGAACTCGCGGCGATAGAGCGCCAGGGCCTCCAGCAGCAGTTCGGGTGCGAAATGGCTGGCGAAGGCGTAGGGCAGGCCGAGCTGGCCGGCCAGTTGCGCGCTGAACAGGCTGGAGCCCAAGAGCCAGATCGGCACGCGCAGGCCGGCGCCCGGGACGGCGCGGACGGGCTGATTCTCGGACGCCGGTTCGAACCACTGGATCAGTTCGACGACGTCGCGCGGAAACTGGTCGGCGCCTTCGAAATAGCGCCGCAGCGCACGGGCGGTGGCGCCGTCCGTGCCGGGCGCGCGGCCAAGGCCGAGATCGATGCGGCCGGGGAACAGGGTCTCCAGCGTGCCAAACTGTTCGGCGACGACCAGGGGCGCATGGTTGGGCAGCATGACGCCGCCGGAGCCGACGCGGATGCGCTCGGTCCCCGCCGCGACATGACCGATGACGATGGCGGTCGCGGCGCTGGCGATGCCGGGCATGTTGTGATGTTCGGCCAGCCAGAACCGCTCATAGCCGAGCCGATCGGCGGCCTGGGCCAGAGCCAGGGTTTCATCCAGGCCGCGTCGGGCGTCGCCGCCTTCGACGATGGGGGAAAGGTCGAGAACTGAAAAGGGGATCATGACGCCTAGATCGGGTCTGTCCCTCGGGGTTCAAGGGCGAGGGTCTGGAACCGCAACCGGATCAGGCGCTTTAAACTCATCTCGACGAACGGAGACTGCGTCATGACCGACACCGATCCCACCAAGCCCGAAGCGGATTGCGACGACGCCCGCGAAGCCGCCGACATGGGCGAAAAGCCGGATCTGGGTCACAAGGCGGATACGCTGATCGACGCCCTGGACGGCAGCGATTCGGGATCGGACACGCGGGCGGGTTCGCTGCGCGGCGGGTCGGCTGCGGGCACGGATGACGACCCCGATTCCGCCAAGATCAATGCGCGTCTGGCTCAAGAAGGGTTGGCCGATAAGGGCGCGGCGGATCAGGACGACGCCGCCGACTGAGCGGGCGCCTTGTCGCCGCCGCAACCATGCGCCACGGTGGCGCTCTGACCCTCTCGGTCCAAGGACGATCTCTCGATGACGCTTCGCTTGGCGGCCTCCGCCGTCGTGGTTCTGTTTTGCCTCGCAGGATGTGATCGTTCGGCCCAATCGGTCGAGGCCAAGGCTGCGCCCAAAGCGTCAGCGCCGACCGTCGCTGATGCGACGCCTCCAACAGCCGAAGCGCCCGCTGTTGTAGGGGGGGCTGCGTCAGCCGCGGCCGACGGCGCGCCGTCCTTCGCGGTCCTCTATCCCGGCGCACAGGTGGACGGGCAGCCGCTGGCCGCTGGCGGCGAGTCCGGGCCGGGCAGTCTGGTCACCTTCACCACCACCGCGTCGCCGGACGAGGTCGTCGCCTTCTATCGCGAGCGCGCCGAGAAGGCGGGCCTGCGGTCCGTCGCCGGTATGAACCAGGGCGAGACGCGCGCCTATGGCGCGGCGGCCGACGCTGTAAACGGCGCCTCCTTGCAGGTCGTCGCCACGCCGACCGAGACCGGGGAAACCTCCGTGCAATTGGGCTGGAGCGCGGGTCAGTGAAGCGCGCCGCCGCCCTCAGCGCGGCGATGGCGACGCTGCTGATCGCGGGTTGCGCGGGCGCGCCTAGGTCGGCGCTTACGATCCCGACCGATGGCTTTCTAAGCGATCAGGCAATCATCGAACTGGCGGACGCCGCGCCGCCGCCTCCCGCCCAGGGGGGCGCGACGGACCTAGCGGACAAGGCGGCCTCGGCGCGGTTTGTGGCGCTGGAAGACGGCGATCGATGGCTGTTGGCGACCGCCCATGCCGAGTTGCGTCCGCCCCTGGCCCTGCAACATTTCGACTGCGCTTTGGGCGTGCGGCTGGGATCGGCCGAGACGCCTGCGCTGGACCGGGTGATGGCGCGGATCTTCCATGACGCGAACAGTGCGGCCGAACGCGTCAAGGCGCGCCACGCGCGGCTGCGGCCGGTCGGCGACGACCCCAGTCGCCGCGCCTGCCAGACCCTCACGCCGGCAGCGAGACGCAGCGCCTCCTATCCGTCCGGCAGCGCAGCGGTCGCGGCGGCCTATGGCGAGGCCTTTGCGGCGCTGCAGCCGGACCGGGCCGAGGCCGTGCGCCGGATCGGCCACGAGATCGGGGTCAGCCGCCTAGTCTGCGCCATGCATTATCCGACCGATGTCGCGGTCGGCGAACGGATCGGGCGGGACGTCGCGGCCCGCGCCATCGCCAGCCCGTCCTTCCAGGCGGACATGACGGCGGCGAGGGCCGAGCTCGCGGCCGCGCGTCGCAGCAGCCTGACCAATCCCGGCTGCGCGGCTGAGCGCGCGGCCTTGGCGATCCCCTTGCCCTGATATGACGGCGGCGCTGGCTCTCGCCCTGCTGACCCTCCAGGCCCCGGCCGACCGGCCGTGCACGCCGCAAGAGGTGGCGGCGCTGACGGCGCCGTCGACGCAGCCGTATCGCCTGACGTGCCAAGCCGAACTGTCAGGCGTCGATATCCGTCGCCGCGTGCTGATCGAGGGCGCGGAAAGCTCAGGGGCTTCACTGGATTGCGGGGGCGGGACGATCCGCGCGCCGGGCCCGGCGACGACCGCCGCCCCGACCATCGCGGTCTGGTCTCGCCGCGAGGGCGATCAGTGGTCGCGGCCGGTCGATGTGACGATCCGAAACTGCACCGTCGTCGGCAATGTGCGGATCTGGGGCATGGGAGCGGGCGGATCGATGCGCGACCTGCTGGCCTCGTCACGCACGGCCGGACACACGCAAGCGGCCCAATCCGCGGCGCCAATCCGCGTCACCTTGGATCGGGTTCGGTTCGAGGGCGTGGGGACCATTCCTCTCTATGTCGGGCCGGGGGTGACGCGCACCACCGTGACGCGGTCCCGCTTTGTGGGCCGTTCGACCTCGACCGCCGTCTATCTGGACGCCGAGAGCGCAGGGGCGCTGATCCAGGACAACGATTTCGATATCCGCACCGGGCGCGAGCAGATCGCGGTGGACGGGTCGGGCGCCAACCGCATCGTCGGCAACCGGCTGGCGCTGGACGGACAGGGCGGGGTGTTTCTGTACCGCAACTGCGGCGAGGACGGCGTGATCCGCCACCAGACGCCGTCCTATAATCAGATTACGGACAATCTGTTCAGCGGCGCGGGCTGGCTGAGGCCACGCGCGGTTGTGATCGGGTCGCGCGAGGGCGGACGACGCTATTGCGGCGACGACCGCGGCTGGCCGTTCGGCTCCAGCGCGGACGACGGCGACGGGGCCACGGGCAATCTGACGGCTCGGAACATCGTGCGGCGCTGATCGGACGCCTTGCGCAGAGCGGTGGTTCGGGGCTGATTGCGGGACAGAGCGATCGGGGGATTGGATATGCGGTGGGTGTTGTTTCTGGCGTCCCTTGTGGCGGCCCTCGGCTTGGCGGTGCTGACCGCGCAGACGCCTAAACCCCTGCCCGCCTCGACGCCTGCGGTCCAGTTCTCGGCTGCGCGCGCCATGATGGACGTGAACCGGATCGCACGAGCGCCGCATCCCGTCGGCTCTGCTGAACATCGGCAGGTTCAGACCTATCTCGGCCAAAGGCTGACGGCGCTGGGGCTTCAGCCCAGTCTCCAGGCCGGGGCCCTGTCGCCCGCCGCCGTCGCGCGGCTCGAGCGTGAGGGTGGAAATGCGGGCGGCGTTCAGGCCGTCAATATCGTCGGTGTCCTGCCGGGACGGAATCCGGCCCTGCCTGCCGTCGCCATCATGGCGCATTACGACACCTCGCCGACCTCGCCCGGCGCCGCCGACGACACCTCCGGCGTGGCCGCCATTCTGGAGGCCGTGCGCGCGATAAAGGCGCGGGGCGGGGCCGAGCGGACGCTGCTGGTCCTGTTCACCGACGCCGAGGAGCTGAATCTGGACGGGGCGCGGGCCTTCTTCAGCGAACATCCGCTGCGCGACGACATCGGCGCGGTGATCAATCTGGAGGCGCGGGGCGGCGGCGGGCGCGCCATGATGTTCGAGACCGGACCCGGCAACGCCCAGACCATCGCCCGCTATGCTCAGGCAACCCAGAGGGCGACGGGCGGGCCGTCCAGCAACGCCCTGGCCATCTTCGTCTATCGGCTGATGCCCAATGGCACGGACTTCACCGTGGCGGCGGATCGGAGGCTGGCGGGGATCAATCTGGCCTTCATCGGCCGCCCGGCGCAATACCATTCACCGTCCTCGACGCCGCAGGCGCTGGATCAGGGCAGCGTGCAGCATATCGGCTCCCAGGCGCTCGAGATGGTCGATGATCTGCTGCGGGCGCCGACCCTGCCGCAGGCGACGCAGAACGCGGTTTATGCGGATGTGTTCGGCCTGTTCGTCGTGCAGCATTCCCCGGCGATCGGCTGGCTGCTGCTGACCGTGGGAGTCCTGGCGACGGCCTTCGCCGCCTGGGGCGCGCGCCATGTCACGGGCTTGCGGGCGACGTCGGTCGTGCGGGGTGCGGCGGATGGTCTGTGGTTGTTGGCGAGCGCGGTGGTGGTGGGACAGGCGGTGCGCGTCCTGGCCGGGCCGATCGGTCGTCGCGTGGATTCGGCCGACCTCTATTACACCTTGCTGCGTCGCCTGCCGGTTCTGGAAATCGCCGTGGCCTTGGCCATGCTGGCCCTGGTTCTGATGCTGACCGCAGGGCGACGCCTGCTGGGCCGATGGGGCGCGGCCGGGGTTGTCCTGGCGGCCTTCGCGATTGCAGCGGCGCTGGGCGGTTTCAGCCTGCCGGTCCTGGGGGCGACGGTGATCGCTCTGGCGCTCAGCCTGGGGCGGCCGAAACCGCAGGACGCAGACGCCGTCTGGGGCGGCTGGCTGGGGCTGATCGTCCTGGTCCTGATCCTGGGCGGCGGGGTGCAGGCGGCGGCGCCGGAAGCCGCCTTCCTGCTGCTGTGGCCCGGTCTGATCGCCGCCCTGGCGGCCGCGTCGACGGCGGTGATCGGCGCCCGCTTCGGCTCGTGGGCGTCCTTCGCACCCGCCGTCGTCGCCACAGCCCTGGTCGGCGGGTGGTTGCTGGTTCAGGGGCACGGCGTCTTCCTGGGCGTCGGCATGGACATGCCTGGCGCGGTGGGGCCGATCGCCCTGATGATCGCGATGCTGGTCCGCCCGCTGGCGCCTCGATCGGGGCGGGCCTTGCCGATCTTCGCCGCCGCCAGCCTAGCGCTGGCTGTTGTGGTCGCCGTGGGGGCCAGGTTGGTCGCTTGATCCGGATGCGTTTCGCAGTCGTCCGAGCGATGAAACCCGGCTAAGCATACCGCTGCTTTTATCGGGGCCTCGGCGCGCTTGCACCATCTTCACGTCAATCCGTTCACCGTCCTGTCGCTGGCGATAGCGACCCTGGGCGCGTGGACGGCTCTGGATCTGTTCAATCGAACCCGCGATCAGATCGGTGCGACGCGGTTGCGTTGGCTGGGCGTCGCCGCCTTGGCCTTGGGCGTCAGCATCTGGTCGATGCATTTCATCGCCATGCTGGGGTTCGAGGCCGAAGTCTTCTATGATCCCGGCCTGACGCTGGTCTCCTTCCTGCTGGCGACGACCGGCACATCCGCGGCCTTCCTGACGGCGGGGACGGCGCAGGCCAGCCCCTTGCGACTGGCGCCGGCGGCCCTGCTGATGGGCGGGTCCATCGTCGCCATGCACTACGTCGGGATGGCGGCGATGCGGACGAACGCCGTCTTGAGTTACCAGCCCGTGCTGGTCGCCCTCTCGGTGCTGGTTGCGGTCGCCGCCGCCTATGCCGCCCTGATTGCGGCCCGCCAGGAGCGGAGCCTGGCCTGGCGCGCGGTCGCCGCCGTGATCCTGGGTCTGGCCATCGTGTCCATGCACCATGTCGGCATGGCGGCCCTGATCCTGACCCCCATCGCCGACGCCGGGCCGGTGGAGGGCGGGGCGTCGCCGGTGGTCTTGGCGGTCGCGGTGACGACCGGGGCGGTGACGTTGCTGTTTCTCGCGCTGGGGGCCTCGATCGTGGATCAGCGCGCCAATGTCCTGGCGGCCGTGGACGCGGGCGGCGTCGGCTTCTGGGAAGCGACCCTGCCGATGAAGACGACGATGATGTCAGGCCGCGCGCGCGAAATCCTGTCCATCGACGCGGACAGCCGTCTCGGAGCCACCGAGATCGGCGATCGTCTGTCGCCCGAGGATCTGCCGCTGCATCGTCAGGCGCTGGAGCGCGCCTTGGCGGGCGAGGGCGAATATGATCAGGAATGGCGTCTGCCGGCCTCTGGCCGATGGATCCATCTGAGGGGACGCCTGATCCGCAGTCGTTCGGGCCGGCCGATCAAGATGTCGGGCGTCATCACCGACATCACCGATCGCCGTGAGGCCTTCGCCGCCTTGGCCGACAGCGAACGCTTGCAGCGACTGCTGATCAACGAACTGAATCACCGGGTGAAGAACACCCTGGCCACGGTGCAGTCCATCGCCCACCAGACGGCGCGGCGCACGCCGGATGTCGCCACCTTCACCGCCCTGTTCGAGGCGCGGCTGGTGGCCCTGTCCAACACGCAGAACCTGCTGACGGCCGCGAACTGGGAGCATGTCGATCTGCGCGCCATGCTGGCTCAGGAACTGGGCCCCTATGCCGAGGAACAGGTTCGCCTGACCGGTCCGGCCGTCGATCTGAACGCGCAACAGACGTTGGGGATGGGGATGGTCTTTCACGAACTGGCGGTGAACGCCGCCAAATACGGCGCCCTGTCGAACGCCTCGGGCTGCGTGCGGATCGACTGGTCGCTTGCTGACGGCCATCTGCTGCTGGATTGGGTGGAAAGCGGCGGGCCGGCGGTGTCACCGCCTCAGCGCAAGGGCTTCGGTTCGGTGCTGATCGACTCGACGATCAACCGCTCGCTGCACGGCTCGGCGGTCATGACTTACGACCCCGATGGCGCCAGCTTCAGCCTGCGCCTTCCGCTCTAGCCTGCGTCAAAAACGGTCGCAGGTTTTGGTTGTTCTCGTTTTGATCGATGAGAACATCTTGTGAACTGGAACAAACCATGCACATAGTCGGCCTCACGAAACGGGGGCGGGTCCAGGCGGGTCTCTCCCAAGCTGAATGACGGGAATCATGGCAAGGGAGACGAAGGCAATGGCTTCACAGGCGGCACTCAAATTGGTGGGCAAGGACGACGGCGACAAGCAACGCGCCCTGGAGGCGGCGATCGCGCAGATCGATCGCGCCTTCGGCAAGGGTTCGGTGATGAAACTGGGCAAGGCGGGCGTGGTCGCCGAGATCGACAGCGTCTCGACCGGCTCGCTCGGCCTAGACATGGCGCTGGGC
This genomic window contains:
- a CDS encoding SIMPL domain-containing protein; translation: MRRSFAFALLLASVATPVLAQTPPATIGDRYIPAPWWMRDPVIASVGQVRVEIQANRAFVSASFQSVDRSVAEASRAAADQVRALSQALSAYGADKVRVETSVTTRPLYDQYRDENGVMRDNTRADRVARYQADASVNVTVRDVRLIERVYATIVASRPTSIGQVNFNLEPDNSWKANLQAEAMKDARRRAEAAATNAGATLGRVKIIDPSGRVCQTDVLAGWPSYAASGAGQETTVDDIVVTGARSQARMEYAAPPAPPPPPGGGAPSEAQIEAARLALQPPLQTLTDSACVIYGLN
- a CDS encoding HIT domain-containing protein, yielding MMGFEVAPAFEAGSLAAAEWPLCHVRLQDDARFPWLILIPRVEGAVELENLSVEQRAVLMEETVRAGALVRRLGAVEKLNVGAIGNVTAQLHVHVVGRRRDDGLWPDPVWGRGPVIPYADGERARRLTIVSGG
- a CDS encoding aldo/keto reductase, with protein sequence MTRLVTFADGTTVPALGQGTWELGDDPAWRDEEQQALARGIDLGMTLIDTAELYGDGRSERLVGEVIAGRRDEVFLVSKVRPENASEMKMMLACEKSLERLGVERLDLYLLHWEGHVPLEETVEAFRDLVDEGMIARWGVSNLDLRAMEQLMEIEGGEDCAANQLLYNLASRGVEFDLFPWMQARDMPMMAYSPLGRGELLEQPLIRDIANRHSASPAQVALAAVLRHDGVIAIPKASSVEHVEANADALDIQFDLEDLERLDAAFPPPKHAVPLDII
- a CDS encoding alpha/beta fold hydrolase, whose amino-acid sequence is MRTRHIKTDGLVQQVLEAGFEDDNAPLVLLIHGFPELGISWRAQVEAISQAGYHVVAPDMRGYGGTDKLAGVEAYSILHLVGDMVDLVRSLGKDSCVVIGHDWGAPVAWHCALLRPDLFTAVAGLSVPFQPRRPKGPPTAAMAAISKRAGLGDLYISRFQAPDAHLALDADSAIALRKLFYAYDGATPADRRSTGFMPEGVALLDTIADDATLPPWMSEAHFDEYVQAFSAGGFEGPLNWYRAMDLNWSLTAFVQDQKIAPPALFIVGEDDPVRHYAGGHEAGLKDWAPNLIRSVVVPGAGHWIQQERADEINCLLLNFLKGL
- a CDS encoding LLM class flavin-dependent oxidoreductase — translated: MIPFSVLDLSPIVEGGDARRGLDETLALAQAADRLGYERFWLAEHHNMPGIASAATAIVIGHVAAGTERIRVGSGGVMLPNHAPLVVAEQFGTLETLFPGRIDLGLGRAPGTDGATARALRRYFEGADQFPRDVVELIQWFEPASENQPVRAVPGAGLRVPIWLLGSSLFSAQLAGQLGLPYAFASHFAPELLLEALALYRREFVPSDRLAKPHAMAAINVFASDTDEQGVRLSTSMQQSFARLSTGKPGKLPPPVDDITTILTPQQIAGAKGRLLYSAIGGPETVKRQLTDFIALTGVDELMVTGMMFDNAARIRSLEIVAEVRDQMATKQAA
- a CDS encoding ribonuclease, which encodes MTDTDPTKPEADCDDAREAADMGEKPDLGHKADTLIDALDGSDSGSDTRAGSLRGGSAAGTDDDPDSAKINARLAQEGLADKGAADQDDAAD
- a CDS encoding PA-phosphatase, which gives rise to MKRAAALSAAMATLLIAGCAGAPRSALTIPTDGFLSDQAIIELADAAPPPPAQGGATDLADKAASARFVALEDGDRWLLATAHAELRPPLALQHFDCALGVRLGSAETPALDRVMARIFHDANSAAERVKARHARLRPVGDDPSRRACQTLTPAARRSASYPSGSAAVAAAYGEAFAALQPDRAEAVRRIGHEIGVSRLVCAMHYPTDVAVGERIGRDVAARAIASPSFQADMTAARAELAAARRSSLTNPGCAAERAALAIPLP
- a CDS encoding right-handed parallel beta-helix repeat-containing protein, yielding MTAALALALLTLQAPADRPCTPQEVAALTAPSTQPYRLTCQAELSGVDIRRRVLIEGAESSGASLDCGGGTIRAPGPATTAAPTIAVWSRREGDQWSRPVDVTIRNCTVVGNVRIWGMGAGGSMRDLLASSRTAGHTQAAQSAAPIRVTLDRVRFEGVGTIPLYVGPGVTRTTVTRSRFVGRSTSTAVYLDAESAGALIQDNDFDIRTGREQIAVDGSGANRIVGNRLALDGQGGVFLYRNCGEDGVIRHQTPSYNQITDNLFSGAGWLRPRAVVIGSREGGRRYCGDDRGWPFGSSADDGDGATGNLTARNIVRR
- a CDS encoding M20/M25/M40 family metallo-hydrolase, translated to MRWVLFLASLVAALGLAVLTAQTPKPLPASTPAVQFSAARAMMDVNRIARAPHPVGSAEHRQVQTYLGQRLTALGLQPSLQAGALSPAAVARLEREGGNAGGVQAVNIVGVLPGRNPALPAVAIMAHYDTSPTSPGAADDTSGVAAILEAVRAIKARGGAERTLLVLFTDAEELNLDGARAFFSEHPLRDDIGAVINLEARGGGGRAMMFETGPGNAQTIARYAQATQRATGGPSSNALAIFVYRLMPNGTDFTVAADRRLAGINLAFIGRPAQYHSPSSTPQALDQGSVQHIGSQALEMVDDLLRAPTLPQATQNAVYADVFGLFVVQHSPAIGWLLLTVGVLATAFAAWGARHVTGLRATSVVRGAADGLWLLASAVVVGQAVRVLAGPIGRRVDSADLYYTLLRRLPVLEIAVALAMLALVLMLTAGRRLLGRWGAAGVVLAAFAIAAALGGFSLPVLGATVIALALSLGRPKPQDADAVWGGWLGLIVLVLILGGGVQAAAPEAAFLLLWPGLIAALAAASTAVIGARFGSWASFAPAVVATALVGGWLLVQGHGVFLGVGMDMPGAVGPIALMIAMLVRPLAPRSGRALPIFAAASLALAVVVAVGARLVA
- a CDS encoding MHYT domain-containing protein is translated as MHHLHVNPFTVLSLAIATLGAWTALDLFNRTRDQIGATRLRWLGVAALALGVSIWSMHFIAMLGFEAEVFYDPGLTLVSFLLATTGTSAAFLTAGTAQASPLRLAPAALLMGGSIVAMHYVGMAAMRTNAVLSYQPVLVALSVLVAVAAAYAALIAARQERSLAWRAVAAVILGLAIVSMHHVGMAALILTPIADAGPVEGGASPVVLAVAVTTGAVTLLFLALGASIVDQRANVLAAVDAGGVGFWEATLPMKTTMMSGRAREILSIDADSRLGATEIGDRLSPEDLPLHRQALERALAGEGEYDQEWRLPASGRWIHLRGRLIRSRSGRPIKMSGVITDITDRREAFAALADSERLQRLLINELNHRVKNTLATVQSIAHQTARRTPDVATFTALFEARLVALSNTQNLLTAANWEHVDLRAMLAQELGPYAEEQVRLTGPAVDLNAQQTLGMGMVFHELAVNAAKYGALSNASGCVRIDWSLADGHLLLDWVESGGPAVSPPQRKGFGSVLIDSTINRSLHGSAVMTYDPDGASFSLRLPL